In a genomic window of Pedobacter sp. KBS0701:
- a CDS encoding MauE/DoxX family redox-associated membrane protein has translation MKTKVPQVISAAFILLWVYTAGSKLADFQSYKQEMNLQVFSPDFTAVLLNAIPLIEILSAILLLIKKTNQLGLVLSLLLMLAFTGYIVLIISGYFPKTPCSCGGVIKAMGWKAHLIFNIFFLSAAILSLFIKLKLEVRDKD, from the coding sequence ATGAAAACAAAGGTACCACAGGTTATTTCAGCAGCATTTATTTTGCTCTGGGTATATACAGCAGGAAGCAAGTTGGCCGACTTCCAGTCTTACAAACAGGAAATGAATCTACAGGTTTTCAGTCCAGATTTTACAGCTGTACTATTAAACGCAATACCATTGATTGAAATACTATCTGCAATACTGTTATTGATCAAAAAAACCAATCAGTTGGGCTTAGTCTTATCGCTCTTACTCATGCTCGCTTTTACGGGATATATTGTGCTCATTATTTCAGGGTATTTCCCCAAAACACCATGCAGTTGTGGTGGAGTAATTAAAGCAATGGGCTGGAAAGCTCACCTCATTTTCAATATTTTTTTTCTTAGCGCTGCAATTCTCTCACTATTTATTAAACTAAAGCTGGAGGTACGCGACAAAGATTAA
- a CDS encoding DUF1573 domain-containing protein gives MKKILVLFAFVLGLGVAVNAQTKPAEFKFESETHDFGKIVLNKPVTYDFKYTNIGEAPLIITKAEASCGCTVPKYTSTPLKKGETGVISVTFNAAAGPSTFSKAVTITSNAKTPIKVLYIKGETVAASSK, from the coding sequence ATGAAAAAGATCTTAGTATTATTCGCTTTTGTTTTAGGTTTAGGTGTTGCAGTAAATGCACAAACCAAGCCTGCAGAGTTTAAATTCGAATCGGAAACTCACGATTTCGGTAAAATTGTTTTAAACAAACCAGTAACTTACGATTTCAAATACACGAACATTGGCGAAGCGCCTTTAATTATTACCAAAGCTGAAGCTAGTTGCGGATGTACAGTCCCTAAATACACTTCTACTCCATTAAAAAAGGGTGAAACAGGTGTAATTTCGGTAACATTTAACGCTGCTGCTGGTCCTTCTACTTTTTCGAAAGCCGTAACCATTACTTCAAATGCTAAAACACCAATTAAAGTGCTTTATATCAAAGGTGAAACGGTTGCCGCATCTTCAAAATAA
- a CDS encoding pyridoxal phosphate-dependent aminotransferase, whose product MPKISQKGVQMPASPIRKLTPFADQAKKDGKKVFHLNIGQPDIETPEGMLNAIKNIDFNVWAYTPSEGTLAYRLKLTEYYNKLGYNITPENILVTVGGSEAITIAMQTCVNEGDEIIIPEPFYANYNGFACMSNVVVKPILSYIENGFALPPIAEFEKLITEKTKAIIICNPNNPTGYLYSRAELEALKTLCVKYDLFLFSDEAYREFCYDGREFISPMHLDGLDENVVIMDTVSKRYSACGARLGCLITKNKEVISSGLKFAQARLSPGMVEQIAGAAAVDTPDSYFEKVNTEYTLRRNTLVGRLNNIEGVFCPNPGGAFYVVAKFPIDDADKFCQWILEDFSHNNQTVMMAPATGFYSTPGSGKNEVRMAYVLNTDDLNAAMDCLEVALKQYPGRVG is encoded by the coding sequence ATGCCAAAAATTTCACAAAAAGGTGTGCAGATGCCTGCATCGCCAATCAGAAAGTTAACCCCATTTGCAGATCAAGCTAAAAAAGATGGTAAAAAAGTTTTCCATTTAAATATTGGTCAGCCAGACATAGAAACACCAGAAGGAATGTTAAACGCCATTAAAAACATTGATTTTAATGTTTGGGCTTATACGCCATCTGAAGGTACACTTGCATATCGTTTAAAACTGACAGAATACTATAATAAACTCGGCTACAATATTACGCCAGAAAATATACTGGTAACTGTTGGTGGCTCTGAAGCCATCACCATTGCCATGCAAACCTGCGTAAACGAGGGTGATGAAATTATCATTCCAGAACCTTTTTATGCCAATTACAATGGCTTTGCCTGTATGAGCAATGTAGTCGTAAAACCAATCCTTTCTTACATTGAAAATGGTTTTGCATTACCACCGATTGCTGAATTCGAAAAATTGATTACTGAAAAAACCAAAGCGATTATTATCTGCAATCCTAATAATCCTACTGGTTATTTATATTCAAGAGCAGAATTAGAAGCTTTAAAAACACTTTGTGTTAAATACGATCTGTTTTTATTCTCTGATGAAGCTTATCGCGAATTCTGTTATGATGGACGGGAATTTATCTCCCCCATGCATTTAGACGGTTTAGATGAAAATGTGGTTATTATGGATACGGTTTCTAAACGTTATAGCGCTTGTGGTGCTCGTTTAGGCTGTTTAATTACTAAAAATAAAGAGGTTATTTCTTCAGGATTAAAATTTGCGCAGGCAAGATTAAGCCCGGGCATGGTTGAACAAATTGCCGGTGCAGCAGCTGTTGATACGCCGGATAGTTATTTTGAAAAAGTAAATACCGAGTATACTTTACGCCGTAATACTTTGGTTGGTCGGTTAAATAATATCGAAGGCGTTTTCTGTCCTAATCCGGGCGGAGCGTTTTACGTAGTAGCAAAATTCCCTATTGATGATGCTGATAAATTCTGTCAATGGATTTTAGAGGATTTTAGCCATAATAACCAAACAGTAATGATGGCCCCTGCAACTGGTTTCTACTCTACCCCAGGTTCTGGTAAAAACGAGGTTCGTATGGCATACGTATTAAATACCGATGATTTAAATGCAGCTATGGACTGTTTGGAAGTAGCATTGAAGCAATACCCCGGAAGAGTAGGTTAA
- a CDS encoding thiamine pyrophosphate-dependent enzyme, with product MPNEKLMTNAIDASELSFNDFKSIVINDYKIAFESRQASILGRREVLTGKAKFGIFGDGKEVPQLAMAKAFKNGDWRSGYYRDQTFAFATGISTIKEFFAQLYANPTEGADPFSGGRQMNCHFATKSVNEDGSWNDLTQIKNCSSDISPTGGQMARLVGLAYASKLFRQNKELDYLKHFSVDGNEVAFGTIGNASTSEGVFFEAINAAGVLQIPMAVSIWDDAYGISVPAKYQTTKEDISEVLKGFQRNADQPGYEIYKVKGWDYPALCEVYEKAINVCRDEHVPVLIHVTELTQPQGHSTSGSHERYKSKDRLSWETEYDCIQKMRAWMLDSAVATEEEIAEVEKNAKVFVRNAQKEAWNEFLDNIKPEQKQVIDLISGIAKHQPELAKIAANLASTADAQRREVFTAVRKAIRLSASFSSPERNELLAWYKQQSKFNHDRYNSKLHTDGKESPDMIAVVNAVYDEHSKMVDGREVLNACFNENFARDPRLVAFGEDLGNIGDVNQGFAGLQAKYGELRITDTGIREMTIMGQGIGLAMRGLKPIAEIQYLDYLIFALNVLSDDLASLSYRTKGIQKAPVIVRTRGHRLEGIWHSGSPISMILGALRGMHLCVPRNMTQAAGMYNTLFRADEPAIVIECLNGYRLKEKLPGNVGDFTVPLGKAEVLEEGTDITVISYGSSLRIVQEAAEELSLLGISVEIIDPQTLLPFDTTQVCVNSLAKTNKLLIVDEDVPGGASAYILQKVLEEQKGYFHLDGQPKTLSAKAHRPPFGSDGDYFSKPSVDDVIETIYQMMHDANPTKYPSLF from the coding sequence ATGCCGAATGAAAAATTGATGACTAACGCTATTGATGCTTCTGAACTCAGTTTTAACGATTTTAAATCTATCGTTATAAATGACTATAAAATAGCCTTTGAAAGTAGGCAGGCCAGCATTTTAGGCCGCAGAGAAGTATTAACAGGGAAGGCTAAATTTGGTATTTTTGGCGATGGTAAAGAGGTGCCGCAGTTGGCTATGGCAAAGGCTTTTAAAAACGGAGATTGGCGCTCAGGTTATTACCGCGATCAAACTTTCGCCTTTGCAACAGGTATTTCTACCATTAAAGAATTTTTTGCACAGCTTTACGCCAATCCAACCGAGGGCGCTGATCCATTTTCAGGCGGTAGACAAATGAACTGTCATTTTGCAACAAAATCTGTTAATGAAGATGGTAGCTGGAACGATTTAACACAGATTAAAAACTGCTCATCAGATATTTCACCAACCGGTGGCCAGATGGCCCGCTTGGTTGGTTTAGCTTATGCTTCTAAATTATTTAGACAAAATAAAGAACTCGATTACTTAAAACACTTTTCTGTAGACGGAAATGAGGTTGCTTTTGGTACTATCGGTAATGCATCAACTTCGGAGGGTGTATTTTTTGAAGCCATTAATGCTGCAGGTGTTTTACAGATACCGATGGCCGTTTCTATTTGGGATGATGCCTATGGTATTTCAGTTCCGGCAAAATATCAAACGACCAAAGAAGATATTTCTGAGGTTTTAAAAGGTTTTCAGCGTAATGCTGATCAACCAGGTTATGAAATTTATAAGGTAAAAGGCTGGGATTATCCGGCTTTATGCGAGGTATATGAAAAAGCAATAAATGTTTGCAGAGACGAACATGTACCTGTTTTAATTCACGTTACCGAACTTACTCAGCCTCAGGGGCATTCTACCTCTGGTTCGCACGAAAGGTACAAATCAAAAGATCGGTTATCTTGGGAAACAGAATACGATTGTATTCAGAAAATGCGTGCCTGGATGCTCGATTCGGCGGTAGCAACCGAGGAGGAAATTGCAGAGGTTGAAAAGAATGCCAAGGTTTTTGTGCGTAATGCGCAAAAGGAAGCCTGGAATGAGTTTTTGGACAATATTAAACCAGAACAAAAACAAGTTATTGATTTAATTAGCGGTATAGCTAAACATCAACCTGAACTGGCTAAAATTGCCGCAAATCTGGCCTCAACTGCCGATGCACAACGTCGGGAAGTTTTTACTGCTGTACGAAAAGCCATACGTTTATCGGCCAGTTTTAGCTCTCCGGAACGTAATGAACTTTTAGCCTGGTACAAGCAGCAGTCTAAGTTTAACCACGACCGATACAATTCTAAACTGCATACTGACGGCAAAGAAAGTCCGGATATGATTGCAGTGGTTAATGCTGTATATGATGAGCATTCGAAGATGGTTGACGGTAGGGAGGTGCTCAATGCCTGTTTTAATGAAAACTTTGCCCGCGATCCTCGTTTAGTTGCTTTTGGAGAAGATCTGGGGAATATTGGTGATGTAAATCAAGGTTTTGCAGGATTACAGGCCAAATATGGTGAATTAAGGATTACCGATACCGGAATTAGAGAAATGACCATTATGGGGCAGGGTATTGGCCTTGCCATGAGGGGTTTAAAACCGATAGCCGAAATACAATACCTTGATTATTTAATTTTTGCATTAAATGTACTTAGCGACGATTTGGCTTCGCTTTCCTACCGTACCAAAGGAATTCAAAAAGCACCGGTTATTGTGCGGACACGCGGCCATCGGTTGGAAGGGATCTGGCATTCAGGCTCACCAATCAGCATGATTTTAGGTGCTTTAAGAGGGATGCATTTATGCGTACCAAGAAATATGACGCAAGCTGCCGGCATGTACAACACCCTTTTCAGGGCTGACGAACCTGCAATAGTAATTGAATGTTTAAACGGTTACAGGCTTAAAGAAAAGCTACCAGGTAATGTCGGCGATTTTACTGTTCCATTAGGCAAAGCGGAGGTTTTGGAAGAAGGAACTGATATTACCGTAATATCTTACGGTTCTTCATTAAGAATTGTTCAGGAGGCAGCAGAAGAATTGAGCTTATTGGGTATTTCTGTAGAAATTATAGATCCGCAAACGCTCTTGCCTTTCGATACTACACAGGTTTGTGTAAACTCGCTTGCCAAAACCAATAAATTACTTATAGTAGATGAGGATGTTCCGGGAGGTGCATCTGCATATATCCTGCAAAAGGTTCTGGAAGAACAAAAAGGTTATTTCCATTTAGATGGCCAGCCGAAAACATTATCGGCTAAAGCGCATCGTCCACCATTTGGATCAGACGGTGATTATTTCAGTAAACCATCCGTTGATGATGTTATAGAAACCATTTACCAAATGATGCATGATGCAAATCCAACTAAATACCCTTCACTCTTTTAA